DNA sequence from the Anaerobranca californiensis DSM 14826 genome:
TGATGTAATTCAACTTTTAGAAGTTGTGGAAAAATACGCATAATACTAAGGAGGATAATTTGTAATGGAAAGGGAATTAGCTTTAGAATTTATCAGAGTAACGGAAGCAGCTGCCATCGCTGCAGCACCCTTTATGGGTAGGGGAGATAAAGATGGGGCAGATCTAGCTGCTGTGGAAGCGATGAGAAAAGCCTTTGATCATGTAGATATCGATGGAACAGTTGTCATCGGTGAAGGGGAAATTGATAATGCTCCAATGCTCTATATAGGTGAAAAAGTAGGTTGTGGTAAAGAACCTAAAGTTGATATTGCAGTAGACCCCATAGAAGGGACTACCATAGTTTCAAAGGGCTTGCCTAATGCCATAGCAGTGTTAGCTGCTGGGCCAGGAGGTACATTTTTGCATGCTCCTGATATGTATATGGATAAATTAGCAGTAGGTCCAGGGGCAAGGGGTGTTATCGATATAAGTAAACCTATAGAGGAAAACATTATTAAAGTGGCTGATGCCCTTGGGAAAAGGGTACAAGATATGACAGTAGCAATACTGGATAAACCTAGACATGCAGAGAGAATAGAGAGAATAAGGAGATTAGGGTGTAGAATTAATATTTTCCCCGATGGAGATGTGGCTATGGCTATTGCTACAGCCAACGAAGAACCGGAAATCGACCTGTTAACAGGGATAGGGGGAGCACCGGAAGGAGTTATCGCTGCAGCAGCATTAAAGTGCTTAGATGGCGACTTTCAAGGGATATTAAAACCTAGAAATGATGAAGAAATTGCCAGGGCAAAGGAAATGGGAATTCTAGATATAAATAAAATATTAACTATTGATGATTTAGTAAAAGGTGATGATATATTTTTTGCAGCTACAGGTATTACTGGGGGAAATCTATTAAATGCTGTAAAGATAAAAAACAATATTGCTAGAACCCATTCTTTAGTAATGAGGGGTAAAACGGGAACAATAAGGTATATAACAGCTGTTCATAGATTAGACAAAAAGCAAATGTAAAATCAAATATAAGGAGGTTTTAAAATGAGATTTTTTTTAGACACAGCAAACTTAGAGGAAATTAAAGAAATTTATGAATTAGGTGTTATCGACGGTGTAACTACTAACCCATCTTTAGTGGCAAAAGAAGGAGTAGATTTCCATCAGCGGATAAAAGAAATTGCCGAAGTAGTGAAAGGACCAATTAGTGCAGAGGTAATAGCTTTAGACCATGATGGTATGGTGAAAGAAGCTAGGGAATTGGCCAGCCTTGCTCCTAATGTTGTTGTAAAAATTCCCATGACTAAAGAAGGGCTTAAAGCTGTTAAAACTTTATCAGGGGAAGGGATTAAGACAAATGTAACCTTAATCTTTTCAGCAAATCAAGGAATTTTAGCAGCTAATGCTGGTGCCACTTATATTAGCCCCTTTATAGGTAGGTTAGATGATATAGGTCATGATGGGATGGAGTTAATTAAAGAATTAGTAAAGGTATTTGACTACTACATGATAGATACAGAAATTATCGCTGCTAGTGTCCGACATCCTTTGCACTGTTTAAAAGCTATGGAAGCAGGAGCCCATATTGCTACAGTTCCAGCAAAAGTAATTGAGCAAATGATTAACCATCCAATGACTGATAAAGGGATAGCTGCTTTCTTAGCAGATTGGGAAAAAACTAAAAAATAAACTGATATTAAGATTTGGGCAAGATTTTAAATAATCTTGCCCTTAAATTTTGTTACACATTTCGCAAAAAATACTATATCACATTGAGCTTTTTTGGTATAATAAGCATAACACAAATCTTATAAGAGTATAACTTATATAAGAGAGAGGAGTGCTTTGGATGGAGAGAGAATTGGCTTTAGAGTTTGTTCGCGTTACAGAAGCTGCTGCTTTAGCTTCAGCTAGGCTAATGGGAAGGGGTTTAAAAGATGAGGCTGACCAAGCTGCCGTTCAGGCAATGAGGGCTATGTTTGACACTGTTTCAATGGATGGAGAAGTGGTTATTGGTGAAGGGGAAATGGATGAAGCACCAATGCTATATATTGGTGAAAAATTAGGGAATAAAAATGGTCCCAGACTTGACGTGGCAGTAGATCCCGTTGAAGGTACTAACCTTGTGGCTAAAGGGCTTCCAAATGCTATTGCAGTGGTAGCTACGGCACCAAAGGGAAATTTATTACATGCTCCAGATATGTATATGGAAAAATTGGCTACTGGACCTTTGGGAAAGGGTAAAGTTAGTTTAGATAAAAGTCCTACAGAAAACTTGAAAATTTTAGCAAAGACAATGAATAAAAGGGTTCAAGATTTAGTAGCAGTTATTTTAGACCGTCCAAGGCACCAAAAAATTATTGAAGAAGTGAGGAAGGCAGGGGCAAGGGTTAAACTTATTTCAGATGGTGATGTGGCAGCAGCTATTGCCACTGGCTATCCCAGTTCAGGTGTTGATATTCTCTTTGGTATTGGAGGAGCACCGGAAGGGGTACTGGCTGCAGCGGCATTAAGGTGTTTAGGTGGAGAAATGCAAGGTCGGTTAGTGGTAGAAGATAAAAGTCAACAAGAGAGGCTAAAGGAGATGAATATAACTGACCCTAATAAAATTTTAAATATTTACGATTTAGCTGGAAGAGATGATGTAATCTTTGCCGCTACGGGAATTACCGATGGGGATTTATTGAAAGGTGTCAGATTTATGGGTAATATAGCCTTTACCGAATCGGTGGTGATGCGGGCTCAAACGGGAACTATTAGAACCATTTTTGCCCAACATTGTTTAGATAAAAAACCAAAAGTTTATCAAAATTTAATAGGTTACTAAGGGCTTTAGCCCTTTTTTTTCATATTCAAATGTGATATATTTTCTTTGTTAAATGTCTAGGAGTTGGGAATACTTAAAAAAACTATAATTTGGAGGGTTTTTGGATGGTTTGGCTATATTTTTTTGTAAGTGCAGCACTAATTGTTTACGCAGGAATGAGTTTGTCTAAAAATGCAGATATAATTGCAGAAAAAACAGGATTGGGTGGTGCCTTAATTGGGGCCCTTTTATTACCAGTTGTTACCTCTTTGCCGGAAATTGTTACTAGTGCCCAAGCAGCAATTATCGGGAACCCAGATATTGCAGTGGGTAATGTATTTGGAAGTAATATGTTTAATATTGTAATAATTGCCATAGTGGATTTAGTACAAGGGAGAGGTCCCCTTATGGTACATATAAAGTTAGGACATATATTGACAGCGGGTGTTGGAATACTTCTTTCAGCATTGGCAGCGATCTTTATAATAATTAAAATGAATATCGCCATA
Encoded proteins:
- the glpX gene encoding class II fructose-bisphosphatase; protein product: MERELALEFVRVTEAAALASARLMGRGLKDEADQAAVQAMRAMFDTVSMDGEVVIGEGEMDEAPMLYIGEKLGNKNGPRLDVAVDPVEGTNLVAKGLPNAIAVVATAPKGNLLHAPDMYMEKLATGPLGKGKVSLDKSPTENLKILAKTMNKRVQDLVAVILDRPRHQKIIEEVRKAGARVKLISDGDVAAAIATGYPSSGVDILFGIGGAPEGVLAAAALRCLGGEMQGRLVVEDKSQQERLKEMNITDPNKILNIYDLAGRDDVIFAATGITDGDLLKGVRFMGNIAFTESVVMRAQTGTIRTIFAQHCLDKKPKVYQNLIGY
- the glpX gene encoding class II fructose-bisphosphatase, with the translated sequence MERELALEFIRVTEAAAIAAAPFMGRGDKDGADLAAVEAMRKAFDHVDIDGTVVIGEGEIDNAPMLYIGEKVGCGKEPKVDIAVDPIEGTTIVSKGLPNAIAVLAAGPGGTFLHAPDMYMDKLAVGPGARGVIDISKPIEENIIKVADALGKRVQDMTVAILDKPRHAERIERIRRLGCRINIFPDGDVAMAIATANEEPEIDLLTGIGGAPEGVIAAAALKCLDGDFQGILKPRNDEEIARAKEMGILDINKILTIDDLVKGDDIFFAATGITGGNLLNAVKIKNNIARTHSLVMRGKTGTIRYITAVHRLDKKQM
- the fsa gene encoding fructose-6-phosphate aldolase — protein: MRFFLDTANLEEIKEIYELGVIDGVTTNPSLVAKEGVDFHQRIKEIAEVVKGPISAEVIALDHDGMVKEARELASLAPNVVVKIPMTKEGLKAVKTLSGEGIKTNVTLIFSANQGILAANAGATYISPFIGRLDDIGHDGMELIKELVKVFDYYMIDTEIIAASVRHPLHCLKAMEAGAHIATVPAKVIEQMINHPMTDKGIAAFLADWEKTKK